One Mesorhizobium loti genomic window carries:
- a CDS encoding drug/metabolite transporter DMT superfamily permease, whose protein sequence is MSETHSHLWPGVPLALGSAALFGATPPLSKLLLDAVNPFMLAGLLYLGAGIGLALYRLLRGRQAAAGEAQLTSRDIPWLALAIGMGGIVAPVLLMFGLSLNTASSSALLLNLEGLATMAIAWLVYRENVDRRLLFGAFAILAGAVLLSWDGGGVAFNPGALLVAAACLAWGLDNNFTRRISATDPVVIAMLKGLVAGAANVGLALVAGASFPAVSIVAATAAVGFLGIGVSLVMFVLALRHLGTARTGAYYSLAPFIGALLAIVMLGDAVTLKLVIAGLLMGVGLWLHLSERHEHEHDHEALEHEHSHVHDEHHQHDHDGPVSEPHSHWHRHAPMRHRHPHYPDLHHRHSHG, encoded by the coding sequence ATGTCCGAAACGCATTCGCATCTTTGGCCCGGCGTGCCGCTCGCTCTCGGCTCGGCCGCTCTGTTCGGCGCGACGCCGCCGCTTTCCAAGCTGCTGCTTGACGCCGTGAACCCCTTCATGCTGGCCGGCCTGCTCTATCTCGGCGCCGGCATCGGCCTCGCTCTCTATCGCCTGCTTCGCGGCAGGCAGGCCGCCGCCGGCGAAGCGCAACTGACCAGCCGGGATATTCCCTGGCTGGCGCTGGCAATCGGCATGGGCGGCATCGTCGCGCCGGTGCTTTTGATGTTCGGCCTCAGCCTCAACACGGCATCCAGTTCGGCGCTGCTGCTCAACCTGGAAGGGCTGGCAACGATGGCGATCGCCTGGCTCGTCTATCGCGAGAATGTCGACCGGCGCCTGCTGTTTGGCGCCTTCGCCATTCTGGCGGGTGCGGTGTTGTTGTCGTGGGATGGCGGTGGCGTTGCATTCAATCCGGGTGCCCTGCTGGTGGCGGCGGCCTGCCTGGCCTGGGGGCTGGACAACAACTTCACGCGCAGGATTTCCGCCACCGACCCTGTCGTGATCGCGATGCTGAAAGGGCTGGTGGCGGGTGCGGCCAATGTCGGGTTGGCGCTTGTTGCCGGGGCGTCGTTTCCCGCGGTGTCGATTGTCGCGGCGACCGCCGCCGTTGGTTTCCTCGGCATCGGTGTCAGCCTCGTGATGTTCGTCCTGGCGCTGCGCCATCTCGGCACCGCGCGCACCGGCGCCTATTATTCACTGGCTCCGTTCATCGGCGCGCTGCTGGCCATCGTCATGCTGGGCGATGCCGTCACCCTCAAACTGGTGATCGCGGGCCTGCTGATGGGTGTCGGCCTGTGGCTGCATCTGTCGGAACGGCATGAGCATGAGCACGACCATGAGGCGCTGGAACACGAGCACAGCCATGTGCATGACGAGCACCACCAGCACGATCATGACGGGCCGGTGAGCGAGCCGCATTCGCACTGGCACCGGCATGCGCCGATGCGCCACCGGCATCCGCATTATCCGGACCTGCATCACCGGCATAGCCACGGCTGA
- a CDS encoding TetR family transcriptional regulator, with the protein MALDREEIGERVLTIAEVLLNEGGMDNLKARTIAEQAGISVGSVYNLFSDLDGVHRAVNMRLLDRLGAAGAAAMADLSQRGITDVRQRLLALAGAYVRFVEAHPGSWPALLAFNRRRPTLTEPDAYEARLDQLFEIIARVLAGGDFDLDEDTRRIAARTLWSSVHGIVTSGYAARSVRRQADEIDQQIELLVAVFIRGLERDGTFAHAGTTAS; encoded by the coding sequence ATGGCATTGGACAGGGAAGAAATAGGCGAGCGGGTGCTGACGATTGCCGAGGTGCTGCTCAACGAGGGCGGCATGGACAATCTGAAGGCGAGAACCATCGCCGAGCAGGCGGGCATCTCGGTCGGCTCGGTCTACAATCTGTTTTCCGATCTCGACGGGGTGCACCGTGCCGTCAACATGCGGCTGCTCGACCGGCTGGGTGCGGCAGGGGCAGCGGCGATGGCTGATCTTTCCCAGCGCGGCATCACCGATGTGCGCCAGCGCCTGCTGGCGCTGGCCGGCGCCTATGTGCGCTTTGTCGAGGCGCATCCCGGCAGCTGGCCGGCACTGCTCGCCTTCAACAGGCGGCGTCCGACGCTGACCGAGCCGGACGCCTATGAGGCGCGGCTCGACCAGCTGTTCGAGATCATTGCCCGTGTGCTCGCCGGCGGCGATTTCGACCTCGACGAAGACACGCGCCGGATCGCCGCGCGCACGCTGTGGTCAAGCGTGCATGGCATCGTCACCAGCGGCTATGCGGCCAGGTCAGTGCGCCGGCAGGCGGACGAGATCGACCAGCAGATCGAGCTCCTGGTCGCCGTCTTCATCAGGGGGCTGGAACGCGACGGCACATTCGCGCATGCTGGAACAACAGCGTCGTGA
- a CDS encoding phage shock protein A, PspA, which yields MLSLIRTLLDGASARAEDGLKDRFAIDLLAQRIRDAEAGLAAAKQTLASLIVRQRAEQAGLDQLERRHADLESRTLSALAAGNKGLAESGAAAIAELENEREVRRATVQSLGEKTLRMRVSVERAHRRIIDLNQGMISARAIDAERKAQSRLVRSIGHSASLNDAEELLARIKGASDPFEESGILDEIDGELRHDAIRDRLADAGHGPAAKVRAKDVLERLKTIN from the coding sequence ATGCTTAGCCTGATCAGAACACTGCTCGACGGCGCCAGCGCACGGGCCGAGGATGGCCTCAAGGATCGCTTCGCCATCGACCTTCTGGCGCAGCGCATCCGCGACGCCGAGGCGGGCCTTGCGGCCGCCAAGCAGACACTCGCCTCACTGATTGTCCGCCAGCGTGCCGAGCAGGCCGGTCTCGACCAGCTCGAACGCCGCCACGCGGACCTCGAAAGCCGCACGCTCAGCGCGCTCGCCGCCGGCAATAAGGGGCTCGCCGAAAGCGGTGCGGCGGCCATCGCCGAACTGGAGAATGAACGCGAAGTCCGTCGCGCCACCGTACAGAGCCTTGGCGAAAAAACGTTGCGGATGCGTGTTTCGGTGGAACGAGCGCATCGCCGCATCATCGACCTCAACCAGGGCATGATCTCGGCCCGCGCCATCGATGCCGAGCGCAAGGCACAGTCACGCCTGGTCAGGTCGATCGGCCACTCGGCGAGCCTCAACGACGCCGAGGAGCTTCTGGCTCGCATCAAGGGAGCCAGCGACCCCTTCGAGGAGTCCGGCATCCTCGACGAGATCGACGGCGAACTGCGTCACGACGCCATCCGCGACCGTCTTGCGGATGCCGGGCACGGCCCGGCGGCGAAGGTGCGCGCCAAGGACGTGCTCGAGCGCCTGAAGACCATCAACTGA
- a CDS encoding PadR-like family transcriptional regulator: protein MHKDNHFGRGHFGERMFMHMAGKFGRGGGGFGPFGHGGRGGGRGGPGDMFRAGRMLADGDLKLITLSLLAEAPRHGYDIIKALEERTSGIYSPSPGVVYPTLTFLEEAGYAVSSSEGNKKVFSITEAGQAHLADNREMIDGVLDHLERFGRKMAKARDWFGWNDDGEDRRGGRGGRGERSETRDEFRAIRHRLRAALGEIVDAPAEKQAEAIAILEAAAEALEALTHR, encoded by the coding sequence ATGCACAAGGATAATCATTTCGGACGCGGCCATTTCGGCGAGCGCATGTTCATGCACATGGCCGGCAAGTTCGGCAGAGGGGGCGGCGGCTTTGGCCCGTTCGGACATGGCGGTCGCGGTGGCGGTCGTGGTGGCCCAGGCGACATGTTTCGCGCCGGCCGCATGCTGGCCGACGGCGATCTCAAGCTGATCACGCTGTCGCTGCTGGCCGAGGCGCCGCGCCACGGTTACGACATCATCAAGGCGCTGGAAGAGCGCACCAGCGGCATCTACAGCCCGAGCCCGGGCGTGGTCTACCCGACGCTGACCTTCCTGGAAGAGGCAGGCTATGCCGTCTCGTCGAGCGAAGGCAACAAGAAGGTGTTTTCCATCACCGAGGCCGGGCAGGCGCACCTTGCCGACAATCGAGAGATGATCGACGGCGTGCTCGACCATCTCGAACGCTTCGGCCGCAAGATGGCCAAGGCGCGCGACTGGTTCGGCTGGAACGATGATGGCGAGGACCGGCGCGGCGGCCGCGGTGGCCGTGGCGAGCGCTCGGAAACACGCGACGAATTCCGTGCCATTCGCCACCGCCTGCGCGCGGCGCTGGGCGAGATCGTCGATGCCCCGGCTGAAAAGCAGGCCGAGGCGATCGCCATCCTCGAAGCCGCGGCTGAAGCGCTGGAAGCGCTGACGCACCGCTGA
- a CDS encoding RNA polymerase sigma factor RpoD, with the protein MATKEKEEVETEREGATDGPLLDLSDDAVKKMIKAAKKRGYVTMDELNSVLPSEEVTSEQIEDTMAMLSDMGINVVEDDEQGEEAEAGDTAADAEEDANELAEQTGTAVAATTTKKEPTDRTDDPVRMYLREMGSVELLSREGEIAIAKRIEAGRETMIAGLCESPLTFQAIIIWRDELNESKILLREIIDLEATYAGPEAKQAPVVERIEEAPKPEEKSRRGRDEEDDITNVGADTRGIGDDDEEDEDEASLSLAAMEAELRPQVMETLDVIADTYKKLRKLQDQQVENRLAAAGTLSPSQDRRLKELKDQLIKAVKSLSLNTARIEALVEQLYDINKRLVQNEGKLLRLAESYGVRREEFLKEYQGSELDPNWTRAIGNLTSRGWKEFTKNEKDAIKDLRAEIQHLATETAISILEFRKIVNQVQKGEREAAIAKKEMVEANLRLVISIAKKYTNRGLQFLDLIQEGNIGLMKAVDKFEYRRGYKFSTYATWWIRQAITRSIADQARTIRIPVHMIETINKIVRTSRQMLHEIGREPTPEELAEKLAMPLEKVRKVLKIAKEPISLETPVGDEEDSHLGDFIEDKMAILPIDAAIQANLRETTTRVLASLTPREERVLRMRFGIGMNTDHTLEEVGQQFSVTRERIRQIEAKALRKLKHPSRSRKLRSFLDS; encoded by the coding sequence ATGGCGACTAAGGAAAAGGAAGAGGTCGAGACCGAACGCGAAGGCGCCACCGATGGCCCTCTGCTCGACCTTTCCGATGATGCTGTCAAGAAGATGATCAAGGCCGCCAAGAAGCGCGGCTATGTCACGATGGACGAGCTGAATTCGGTGCTGCCTTCCGAGGAAGTGACCTCCGAGCAGATCGAGGACACGATGGCGATGCTGTCCGACATGGGCATCAATGTCGTCGAGGATGACGAGCAGGGCGAAGAAGCCGAGGCCGGCGACACCGCGGCCGATGCCGAGGAAGACGCCAACGAGCTGGCCGAACAGACCGGTACGGCGGTTGCCGCCACCACCACCAAGAAAGAGCCGACAGACCGCACCGACGATCCGGTGCGTATGTATCTGCGCGAGATGGGCTCGGTCGAGCTTCTGTCGCGCGAAGGCGAAATCGCCATTGCCAAGCGCATCGAGGCCGGCCGCGAGACGATGATCGCGGGCCTGTGCGAAAGCCCGCTGACCTTCCAGGCCATTATCATCTGGCGCGACGAGCTCAACGAATCCAAGATCCTGCTGCGCGAGATCATCGATCTTGAAGCCACCTATGCCGGCCCCGAAGCCAAGCAGGCGCCGGTGGTCGAGCGCATCGAGGAAGCGCCCAAGCCCGAGGAAAAGTCGCGCCGTGGACGCGACGAGGAAGATGACATCACCAATGTCGGCGCCGATACGCGCGGCATTGGCGACGATGACGAGGAAGATGAGGACGAGGCGAGCCTGTCGCTGGCGGCGATGGAAGCGGAACTCCGCCCGCAGGTGATGGAGACGCTCGACGTCATCGCCGACACCTACAAGAAGCTGCGCAAGCTGCAGGACCAGCAGGTCGAGAACCGTCTGGCCGCCGCCGGCACGCTGTCGCCCAGCCAGGACCGCCGGCTGAAGGAGCTGAAGGACCAACTGATCAAGGCGGTGAAGTCGCTGTCGCTCAACACCGCGCGCATCGAGGCGCTGGTCGAGCAGCTCTACGACATCAACAAGCGCCTGGTGCAGAACGAGGGCAAGCTGTTGCGGCTGGCCGAAAGCTATGGCGTGCGCCGCGAGGAGTTCCTGAAGGAATATCAGGGCTCCGAACTTGATCCGAACTGGACGCGCGCGATCGGCAATCTGACCTCGCGCGGCTGGAAGGAATTCACCAAGAACGAGAAGGATGCGATCAAGGACCTGCGCGCCGAGATCCAGCATCTGGCCACCGAAACGGCGATCTCGATCCTGGAATTCCGCAAGATCGTCAACCAGGTGCAGAAGGGCGAGCGCGAAGCCGCGATCGCCAAGAAGGAAATGGTCGAGGCCAATCTGCGCCTCGTCATCTCCATCGCCAAGAAATACACCAACCGTGGCCTGCAGTTCCTCGACCTGATCCAGGAAGGCAACATCGGCCTGATGAAGGCGGTCGATAAATTCGAATACCGCCGCGGCTACAAGTTCTCGACCTACGCGACATGGTGGATCCGGCAGGCGATCACGCGTTCGATCGCCGACCAGGCGCGCACCATCCGCATCCCGGTGCACATGATCGAGACGATCAACAAGATCGTGCGCACCTCGCGCCAGATGCTGCACGAGATCGGCCGCGAGCCGACGCCGGAAGAACTGGCCGAGAAGCTCGCCATGCCGCTCGAAAAAGTGCGTAAGGTGCTGAAAATCGCCAAGGAGCCGATCTCGCTCGAAACGCCGGTCGGCGACGAGGAGGATTCGCATCTGGGCGATTTCATCGAGGACAAGATGGCGATCCTGCCGATCGACGCGGCCATCCAGGCCAACCTGCGCGAGACCACGACGCGGGTTCTCGCCTCGCTGACGCCGCGCGAGGAGCGCGTGCTGCGCATGCGCTTCGGCATCGGCATGAACACCGACCATACGCTGGAAGAAGTCGGCCAGCAGTTCTCGGTCACCCGCGAGCGTATCCGCCAGATCGAAGCCAAGGCGCTGCGCAAGCTCAAGCACCCGAGCCGGTCGCGCAAGCTGCGCAGCTTCCTTGACAGCTGA
- a CDS encoding transcription activator HlyU, with amino-acid sequence MSFLKRLFGGGGGEAAEPKSAAPAKQVEHKGFLISATPYKNDGQYQTCGIVSKEIDGVVKEHKFIRADRFAGLDDAVDISIKKGIQLVDEQGDRIFG; translated from the coding sequence ATGTCTTTTCTGAAACGTCTTTTCGGTGGCGGCGGCGGTGAAGCGGCCGAGCCCAAAAGTGCGGCACCCGCCAAGCAGGTCGAGCACAAGGGTTTCCTGATCAGCGCCACGCCCTACAAGAACGACGGCCAGTACCAGACCTGCGGCATCGTCTCCAAGGAGATCGACGGCGTGGTGAAGGAACACAAATTCATCCGCGCGGACCGCTTCGCCGGCCTCGACGACGCCGTCGACATTTCGATCAAGAAGGGCATCCAGCTGGTCGATGAGCAGGGCGATCGGATCTTCGGGTAG
- a CDS encoding Transport ATP-binding protein CydC yields the protein MAIAGLSATAFTFNFHIPAALVRLFAVGRTAARYGERLAGHKAALSDQVAHRVELFAAMAAAPAVRRAGWQLGDEARLADYLDDVEDLDYARLRAGLPALTLACGLAVLIAGSAMLAPLSLLPIMLLLLAILFAGNRMAKAGAMAWERARSMRRGGAGRLGTAMASAVPLKAEGAWRHECGEALAALSRADGEMLALRRLQAGFDTLGAAFGPLAGISVMAAAWYAGRQGTELLLPMLLGFSWLALGEALNGASRMLVAVLRRNAARAEIGKWTEVGSADRQAHMPDEPRQLRHRALQRRAPDGRPIGAPVALSLERGRPTVLVGASGSGKTSLLKQVAGWIGEDGLATGDRILSAGERRALSALVLHDAVILEDTVRANLFVGNAPDAALWRALEAVEMDRRIHEAGGLDAWIRQDRFSLGEVQRINLARAWLSSMPLVLLDEPTEHLDDEQGERILERLLAHLSDRIAAISTHRAFPLRDMVTIELKP from the coding sequence GTGGCGATCGCCGGCCTTTCCGCCACCGCCTTCACCTTCAACTTCCACATACCGGCGGCGCTGGTCAGGTTGTTCGCGGTGGGCCGCACGGCCGCCCGCTATGGTGAGCGGCTGGCCGGTCACAAGGCAGCACTTTCGGACCAGGTCGCGCATCGCGTCGAACTCTTCGCCGCGATGGCGGCGGCGCCTGCCGTGCGCCGGGCCGGATGGCAGCTCGGCGATGAGGCGCGGCTGGCCGACTATCTCGACGATGTCGAGGATCTCGACTACGCCCGGCTGCGTGCCGGGCTGCCGGCGCTGACGCTGGCCTGCGGCCTCGCCGTCCTCATCGCGGGTTCGGCGATGCTCGCACCGCTCTCCCTCCTACCGATCATGCTTCTGCTGCTCGCCATCCTGTTCGCGGGGAACCGGATGGCCAAGGCTGGCGCCATGGCATGGGAGCGCGCCAGGTCGATGCGTCGCGGGGGCGCAGGCAGGCTTGGCACGGCCATGGCGTCAGCCGTTCCGCTCAAGGCCGAGGGCGCCTGGCGCCATGAGTGTGGCGAAGCGCTTGCCGCGCTCTCCCGCGCGGATGGCGAGATGCTTGCGCTTCGCCGCCTGCAGGCCGGGTTCGACACGCTCGGCGCCGCCTTCGGTCCGCTTGCCGGCATCAGTGTGATGGCGGCCGCCTGGTATGCGGGACGGCAAGGCACGGAGCTTCTCCTGCCGATGCTGCTTGGCTTTTCGTGGCTGGCGCTGGGCGAAGCGTTGAACGGCGCGTCGCGGATGCTGGTGGCCGTGCTTCGCCGCAACGCCGCCCGGGCCGAGATCGGCAAGTGGACCGAGGTCGGTTCGGCGGACAGGCAAGCGCACATGCCGGACGAACCGCGCCAACTGCGCCACCGCGCCCTGCAGCGCCGCGCGCCGGACGGCCGGCCCATTGGAGCGCCGGTCGCGCTTTCGCTCGAAAGAGGTCGGCCAACGGTGCTCGTCGGCGCAAGCGGTTCGGGCAAGACCAGCCTGCTCAAGCAGGTTGCCGGCTGGATCGGCGAGGATGGATTGGCCACCGGCGACCGCATCCTGTCGGCAGGCGAGCGGCGGGCGCTCTCAGCACTGGTGTTGCATGATGCGGTCATCCTCGAGGACACGGTGCGCGCCAACCTCTTCGTCGGCAACGCACCGGACGCGGCCCTGTGGCGTGCGCTGGAAGCCGTCGAGATGGACAGGCGAATCCATGAAGCCGGCGGGTTGGATGCCTGGATCAGGCAGGACCGGTTTTCGCTCGGCGAGGTACAGCGCATCAACCTCGCGCGCGCCTGGCTGTCCTCCATGCCGCTGGTGCTGCTCGACGAGCCGACAGAGCATCTCGACGACGAGCAGGGCGAGCGCATCCTGGAGCGGCTGCTCGCCCACCTGAGCGACCGGATCGCCGCCATTTCCACCCATCGCGCGTTCCCGCTTCGCGACATGGTCACCATCGAGCTGAAACCGTGA
- a CDS encoding GYD family protein, with the protein MTTYIMLMNWTEQGAKNVRDSPKRLDAARKQLGEMGGSFKAFYLTMGEFDMVAVVEAPDDAVLARFALMLAANGNLKSRTLKAFPEFAYREIISSLG; encoded by the coding sequence ATGACGACCTACATCATGCTGATGAACTGGACCGAGCAGGGCGCGAAGAACGTGCGCGATTCGCCCAAGCGCCTCGACGCCGCCAGGAAGCAGCTGGGCGAGATGGGAGGATCGTTCAAGGCGTTCTACCTGACCATGGGCGAGTTCGACATGGTGGCGGTGGTCGAAGCGCCCGATGATGCGGTGCTGGCGCGTTTCGCGCTGATGCTGGCCGCGAACGGAAACCTCAAATCACGGACGCTGAAGGCTTTCCCGGAATTCGCCTACCGCGAGATCATCTCGTCGCTTGGATGA
- a CDS encoding thiol-disulfide oxidoreductase DCC produces the protein MLKQTPKPGLTVWYNTRCPVCDAGISRQKRRLIEAVKAGRIEFRDINLEPAALGRFGASLEDIRRRLHATDAAGRLLVGADVAIAVWAVTPGEGWLATLFGNPVALPLTRFAYDRFADLLYAWNRRKGRW, from the coding sequence ATGCTCAAGCAAACACCCAAGCCTGGACTGACCGTCTGGTACAACACGCGTTGCCCGGTCTGCGACGCCGGCATCAGCAGGCAGAAGCGGCGGCTGATCGAAGCGGTCAAGGCCGGGCGGATCGAATTTCGCGACATCAATCTGGAGCCGGCGGCGCTTGGCCGTTTTGGCGCCTCGCTGGAGGATATCCGCCGGCGGCTGCACGCCACCGATGCGGCCGGCCGGCTGCTGGTCGGCGCCGACGTCGCCATCGCCGTGTGGGCGGTAACGCCGGGCGAGGGCTGGCTGGCCACGCTTTTCGGCAATCCGGTTGCCTTGCCGCTGACGCGCTTTGCCTATGATCGCTTCGCCGACCTGCTCTACGCCTGGAACCGGCGCAAAGGCCGCTGGTAA
- a CDS encoding Taurine catabolism dioxygenase TauD, TfdA family, which yields MSGADPGPQENVMRETTDLPPDRIDIPAAWTGEAMARHPEQWLVELGPLDVAELESAATGFFARSRDIGGLAKADFPLPRLAGHLAALRQKLIAGIGFEVLRGLPVEKYSAEMAATIFCGIGAHLGSARSQNAQGHILGHVRDIGADARSPTTRIYQTAERQTFHTDSADIVGLLCLRDAMQGGESLLVSTVTIYNEMRKSWPDLVRLLFDPIATDRRGEVPEGQKPYFEIPVLNWHAGLLTGIYQRQYIDSAQRFPDAMRLSTAHVEALDLFDSLANDPKLNLSMRLRPGDMQFVYNHSLLHDRTGFRDWPDPDRRRHMLRLWLSVPGDRPLPECFRQRYGSIEIGDRGGIIVRGIRLNVPL from the coding sequence ATGTCCGGAGCCGATCCGGGCCCGCAGGAGAATGTCATGCGCGAGACAACAGACCTGCCGCCGGATCGGATCGACATTCCCGCCGCTTGGACCGGCGAGGCCATGGCCAGGCATCCGGAACAATGGCTGGTCGAACTGGGCCCGCTGGATGTCGCGGAGCTGGAATCGGCGGCAACCGGCTTTTTCGCCCGCTCGCGCGATATTGGTGGCCTGGCCAAGGCCGATTTCCCGTTGCCTCGGCTTGCCGGCCATCTTGCCGCCCTTCGCCAAAAACTGATCGCCGGCATTGGCTTCGAGGTGCTGCGCGGCCTCCCGGTCGAAAAATATTCGGCTGAAATGGCGGCAACGATCTTCTGCGGGATTGGCGCGCATCTGGGCAGCGCACGCTCGCAGAATGCCCAGGGCCATATTCTCGGCCATGTCCGCGACATCGGCGCCGACGCCAGGAGCCCCACGACGCGCATCTACCAGACGGCGGAGCGTCAGACATTTCACACCGATTCCGCCGATATCGTCGGCCTGCTTTGCTTAAGGGATGCCATGCAAGGCGGCGAATCCCTGCTGGTCAGCACGGTGACGATCTACAATGAGATGCGCAAAAGCTGGCCCGATCTGGTCCGCCTGCTGTTTGATCCGATCGCCACCGATCGGCGCGGTGAAGTCCCGGAGGGCCAAAAACCCTATTTCGAAATCCCGGTCCTCAACTGGCATGCGGGACTGCTGACCGGCATCTACCAGCGCCAGTACATCGACAGCGCGCAGCGCTTCCCCGATGCCATGCGGCTGAGCACCGCGCATGTCGAAGCGCTGGATCTCTTCGACAGCCTCGCCAACGATCCAAAGCTGAACCTGTCGATGCGGCTTCGGCCCGGCGACATGCAGTTCGTCTACAATCACTCGCTGCTGCACGACCGCACGGGTTTTCGCGATTGGCCAGACCCGGACAGGCGGCGCCATATGCTCCGCTTGTGGCTGTCGGTTCCCGGCGACCGCCCACTGCCCGAATGTTTCAGGCAGCGCTATGGCTCGATCGAGATCGGCGATCGCGGCGGCATCATCGTCAGGGGGATACGGCTGAACGTACCGTTGTAG
- a CDS encoding YiaAB two helix domain-containing protein encodes MNANQTYIMFNTASVGAAYFMLGLSLWLAPVDLATKGYWAMGILLLTGSLVNLVKYRTDERLSAEMTAKIEKARNEKLISEYVGKE; translated from the coding sequence ATGAACGCCAATCAGACCTACATCATGTTCAACACCGCCTCGGTCGGTGCCGCCTATTTCATGCTCGGCCTGTCGCTGTGGCTGGCGCCGGTCGACCTCGCGACCAAGGGTTATTGGGCCATGGGCATCCTGCTCTTGACCGGCAGCCTGGTGAACCTGGTCAAGTACCGCACCGACGAACGCCTGTCGGCCGAGATGACCGCCAAGATCGAGAAGGCGCGCAACGAAAAGCTGATCAGCGAATATGTCGGCAAGGAATGA